Genomic segment of Parageobacillus genomosp. 1:
ATCGGAAATTTTGTCGAAGTGAAAAAATCGACGTTTGGCAAAGGAAGCAAAGCGTCACATTTAAGCTATATCGGCGATGCGGAAGTCGGCGCCAACGTTAATCTTGGCTGCGGATCCATTACCGTAAACTATGATGGAAAAAATAAACATATGACAAAAATTGAAGATGGAGCGTTTATTGGCTGTAATGTCAATTTAATTGCTCCTGTGACGATTGGAAAAGGTGCTTATGTTGCCGCCGGCTCCACCATTACCGAGGACGTTCCTGGAAACGCATTATCAATTGCCCGCTCGCGGCAAGTGAATAAAGAAAACTATGTCGACCGTCTGTCGATCAAGAAAAATTCTTAGTGGAGGTCTATCATGTCTGAGTGTCATCATCATCTAAAATTATTTGCGTTAAATTCAAACATGAAGTTAGCGGAAGAAATTGCGGAAATTATGGGAATTCAATTAGGCAAATGCTCTGTCTCCCGTTTTAGCGATGGGGAAATTCAAATTAACATTGAGGAAAGCATCCGCGGCGATGACGTTTTCGTTCTTCAATCGACAAGTGTCCCGGTCAATGAGCATCTAATGGAATTATTAATTATGATCGATGCGTTAAAACGCGCCTCGGCACGAACGATTAATATTGTTATGCCGTATTACGGCTATGCCCGTCAAGACCGGAAAGCGCGCTCCCGCGAGCCGATCACGGCGAAGCTAGTGGCCAATCTTTTGGAAACGGCAGGAGCTTCGCGCGTCATTACGCTTGATTTGCACGCGCCGCAAATTCAAGGATTTTTTGATATTCCAATCGACCACTTGATGGGAGTTCCGATTTTAGCTGACTATTTTAAAAGCAAAAATCTTGATGATATCGTCGTTGTTTCTCCAGACCATGGTGGCGTGACGCGGACAAGAAAACTTGCCGATCGTTTAAAAGCGCCGATTGCCATCATTGATAAGCGCCGGCCAAAGCCAAATGTGGCGGAAGTCATGAATATCGTTGGACAAGTTGAAGGGAAAACTGCTATTTTAATTGATGATATCATTGATACGGCCGGAACGATTACATTAGCTGCCAACGCACTGATCGAAAACGGAGCGAAAGAAGTGTACGCATGCTGTACGCATCCGGTTCTGTCCGGTCCGGCAATTGAACGCATTCAAAATTCAAAAATTAAAGAACTGGTTGTTACCAATTCAATTGCGTTGCCAGAAGAAAAGAAAATTGATAAAATTGTAGAGCTGTCAGTTGCACCGCTGATTGCGGAGGCCATTACCCGCGTGTATGAAATGAAGTCTGTCAGTGTATTGTTCGATTAATGGAAAAACATGTTTAGACCTTCTTGTTTTAGGATAAAGTATCAATAGATTCAAATTCTAATTCAGGAAGGTGAGGAAACATGGCTATAATACTAGAAGCAAAAGAACGCATGGACAGAAAACATTCCACACTTCGAGGCATTCGTTTGCAAGGAAACATTCCTGGAATATTGTATGGGAAAAATGTGGACAATAAAATGATTTTTGTCAGTGGCGCAGAACTGGAAAAAACGATCCGTGAAGGTGGGCGCCATAGCTTAATGACGCTGAAAATAGGCGGAAAAGATTATTCTGCCCTGCTGCGCGAGGTCCAAAGAGATCCGCTGCGCGGCGATATTCTTCACGTCGATTTTCAAGCAGTGGATATGTCGACAGAAGTAGATATTGATGTCGATGTGCGCTTAATTGGCGAAGCTGCCGGAGTAAAAGACGGCGGCGTATTGCAGCAAAATCTGCATCAATTATCGATTCGCGTATTGCCGGCGAATATTCCACAGTCGATTGATATTGACATCTCGCACCTTCAAGTAGGCGATACAGTTACGGTGGGAGATGTAAAAACGGACGGAAAATATGAAATTAACCATGAGCCTTCTGAAGTGATTGCGACGATCTTGCCGCCACAACAAGAAGAGGAAATTCATAGCGGCGAACAGCAAGAACCTGGTCGTCCTGACGCAGAAGAAGGAAGAGAAACGACTCCAGAAGCATAAATTCGGACGTAGCCGTTTTCGGTTACGTCTTTTGTAGTATCATCGCAAAGAGAGGAGACCGAGTATTGAAATTATTTGTCGGCCTTGGGAATCCAGGAAAAGAATATGAGCAAACGAGGCATAACGTTGGATTTATGGTAATCGATGAGCTTGCCAAGCGCTGGAATATTTCCTTTCAAGCAACAAAATTTCGCGGAATGATCGCCTCAACCATCATTTCCGGAGAAAAAGTGGCATTATGTAAGCCGCTGACATATATGAATTTATCAGGGGAATGTGTTCGACCGTTAATGGATTATTATCGTATTGATATCAATGATTTAATTGTTATATATGATGACCTTGACCTTCCTGTCGGAAAAATTCGCTTGCGCATGAAAGGAAGCGCCGGCGGACATAATGGCATTAAGTCCCTGATTCATCATTTAGGAACGCAAGAATTTAAACGGATTCGGATCGGTATCGGGCGCCCGGCAAATGGGCAAAAGGTAACTGATTATGTGTTAGGCCGCTTTGCCAAAGAAGAAAGTGACACGGTAATGGGAGCGATTTTACGTTCGGCTGATGCGTGTGAAAAGGCTGTTACTGCGCCATTTTTGCAAGTGATGAATGAATTTAACGAATGAATATTTTCCTCCTAATTGGTGCAAAATGAAAGTATGGAATACGCCCTTTAGGAGGTTTGTTGCAATGGCATTACATTATTATTGTCGGCATTGCGGAGCAAAAGTAGGGACGATTGATCAAGTTTCCATATATAGTGAACAATTAGGATTTCATCACTTGACAGAGGAAGAACGCTTGGAGATGATTTCGTATCAGCCGAATGGTGATATTCATGTAAAAACCATTTGCGAAGATTGCCAAGAGGCGTTGACAAGAAATCCAGAGTTACATCAGTATGAGAAGTTTATCCATTAACGGGGCTTTGGGCAACCAAAGCATTTTTGTGTTTTTACTTATAAATATATCCATATATGTTTTTATATGGAAAATAGCAGCTGGTTTGTATACAAATATAGCAATAGAGAAATACAATGATGTTGAGAGGAGGGAGAATAGGGGTGCTTTCGTTGCATCGCTATTTAGTTGAAAATCAAGATGTTCGTTCCATTATCGAAGGCGTGAAAGCAGGATTGAAAGAACAGCTCGTTGCCGGGTTATCCGGTTCGGCCCGGTCTGTTTTTGTTTCGACATTATACAAGGAAATGAATAGACCGATTTTGGTCGTTACCCATAATTTGTTTCACGCGCAAAAAATGTATGACGACCTTGTTCAATTACTCGGAACTGAAGAGGTGTTTTTGTATCCAGTCAATGAGGTTATTGCCGCCGAAATGGCGATCGCTAGTCCGGAATTAAAGGCGCAGCGTTTAGAAGTGATGAATTATTGGACGAAACAGCAGCAAGGCATTGTTATTTGTCCAGTTGCTGGATTGCGGCGTTTGCTTCCTCCTGTATCGTTATGGAAGGATCATATATTCACGTTTGCGGTTGGTCAAGATATCGATATTGACCATTATAAGCAACAGTTCGTGCAAATGGGATATAAACGTGTAGCGACGGTATCGACCCCTGGGGAATTTAGCATTCGCGGCGGCATTATTGATATTTATCCGTTAACTGCGGAGTTTCCGTACCGTATTGAACTATTTGATACGGAAATTGAATCGATTCGTACGTTCACCGCTGATGATCAG
This window contains:
- a CDS encoding ribose-phosphate diphosphokinase; protein product: MSECHHHLKLFALNSNMKLAEEIAEIMGIQLGKCSVSRFSDGEIQINIEESIRGDDVFVLQSTSVPVNEHLMELLIMIDALKRASARTINIVMPYYGYARQDRKARSREPITAKLVANLLETAGASRVITLDLHAPQIQGFFDIPIDHLMGVPILADYFKSKNLDDIVVVSPDHGGVTRTRKLADRLKAPIAIIDKRRPKPNVAEVMNIVGQVEGKTAILIDDIIDTAGTITLAANALIENGAKEVYACCTHPVLSGPAIERIQNSKIKELVVTNSIALPEEKKIDKIVELSVAPLIAEAITRVYEMKSVSVLFD
- a CDS encoding 50S ribosomal protein L25/general stress protein Ctc, whose protein sequence is MAIILEAKERMDRKHSTLRGIRLQGNIPGILYGKNVDNKMIFVSGAELEKTIREGGRHSLMTLKIGGKDYSALLREVQRDPLRGDILHVDFQAVDMSTEVDIDVDVRLIGEAAGVKDGGVLQQNLHQLSIRVLPANIPQSIDIDISHLQVGDTVTVGDVKTDGKYEINHEPSEVIATILPPQQEEEIHSGEQQEPGRPDAEEGRETTPEA
- the pth gene encoding aminoacyl-tRNA hydrolase, coding for MKLFVGLGNPGKEYEQTRHNVGFMVIDELAKRWNISFQATKFRGMIASTIISGEKVALCKPLTYMNLSGECVRPLMDYYRIDINDLIVIYDDLDLPVGKIRLRMKGSAGGHNGIKSLIHHLGTQEFKRIRIGIGRPANGQKVTDYVLGRFAKEESDTVMGAILRSADACEKAVTAPFLQVMNEFNE
- a CDS encoding anti-sigma-F factor Fin family protein, encoding MALHYYCRHCGAKVGTIDQVSIYSEQLGFHHLTEEERLEMISYQPNGDIHVKTICEDCQEALTRNPELHQYEKFIH